From Bacteroides sp., the proteins below share one genomic window:
- the rplS gene encoding 50S ribosomal protein L19, giving the protein MNQKELINFVQDTMIEQKSHPAFKAGDNVTVHYKIREGNKERIQPFQGVVIQRRGAGASETFTVRKISGNIGVERIFPINSPFIEKIDLNRHGVVRRARIFYLRELRGKKARIKEKRM; this is encoded by the coding sequence ATGAATCAGAAGGAATTGATCAACTTCGTGCAGGACACCATGATAGAGCAGAAATCGCACCCTGCATTTAAAGCCGGTGACAACGTAACCGTTCATTATAAAATCAGGGAAGGCAACAAAGAACGTATCCAGCCTTTTCAGGGCGTGGTGATTCAGCGCAGGGGTGCAGGTGCTTCCGAGACTTTCACTGTCCGTAAGATTTCAGGCAACATTGGCGTTGAGCGTATTTTCCCCATCAACTCACCCTTTATTGAGAAAATTGACCTGAACCGCCATGGCGTGGTTCGCAGGGCACGTATTTTCTATCTGCGCGAACTGAGGGGTAAGAAAGCCAGGATCAAGGAAAAAAGGATGTAA
- the ftcD gene encoding glutamate formimidoyltransferase, with the protein MNKLIECVPNFSEGRDMGIIEQITHEIKGVEGAKLLDVDPGKATNRTVVTFVGTPDEVIEAAFRAVKKASELIDMSKHKGEHPRMGATDVCPLVPVSNITMEEVVEYARKLAERIGNELNIPVYCYENAAFEPKRRNLANCRKGEYEGLPQKLSNPEWKPDFGPAEFNARAGATAVGARDFLVAYNINLNTTSTRRANAIAFDVRERGRVKRDGSPITGKIVKDEKGDPVYIPGTLKAVKAIGWFIEEYGIAQISMNLTNISITPIHVAYDEVWKKAEERGVRVTGSELVGLVPKKALIDAGKYFLAKQQRSLGVSEAEIIKIAVKSLGLDELKPFNPKEKVIEYLIEEEKVKKLVDMDLQAFADETASESVAPGGGSVSAYVGALGVSLGTMVANLSSHKRGWDERWKEFSKWAEKGQAIKDELIFLVDEDTRAFNRIMDAYGLPKGTEQEKKDRKEAIQAATKYAIEIPFRVMENAFKAMEVIEAMVEKGNPTSVTDAGVGALCARTAVIGAYLNVKVNVMDLEDKAFVEEIMGKANEIQLAARQKEDEIVKLVAQRLEK; encoded by the coding sequence ATGAATAAATTGATTGAATGCGTTCCCAACTTTAGTGAAGGAAGAGATATGGGTATCATTGAACAGATCACCCATGAGATTAAGGGCGTTGAAGGGGCGAAATTGCTGGATGTAGACCCCGGCAAGGCCACGAACCGCACTGTGGTAACCTTTGTAGGTACCCCGGATGAGGTGATCGAAGCGGCGTTTCGTGCCGTGAAGAAGGCTTCCGAGTTGATCGATATGAGCAAGCACAAGGGAGAGCATCCGCGCATGGGAGCCACCGACGTTTGCCCCTTGGTGCCGGTTTCGAATATCACGATGGAAGAAGTTGTTGAATATGCCCGCAAGCTTGCCGAACGCATTGGTAATGAACTGAATATCCCTGTATATTGTTATGAGAATGCGGCTTTTGAGCCCAAGCGCCGTAATCTGGCCAATTGCCGCAAGGGCGAATATGAAGGCCTTCCCCAAAAGTTGTCTAACCCCGAGTGGAAACCTGACTTTGGTCCCGCAGAATTCAATGCCAGGGCTGGTGCCACTGCTGTGGGTGCGCGCGACTTCCTGGTGGCCTATAACATCAACCTTAACACCACTTCCACCCGCAGGGCTAACGCCATCGCATTCGACGTGCGCGAACGCGGCCGTGTAAAGCGTGACGGGAGCCCCATTACTGGCAAGATCGTTAAAGATGAAAAAGGAGATCCGGTATACATCCCCGGAACCCTGAAAGCCGTGAAAGCCATCGGATGGTTTATCGAGGAATATGGCATTGCGCAGATCTCGATGAACCTGACCAACATCAGCATCACCCCAATACACGTGGCTTATGATGAGGTTTGGAAAAAGGCTGAAGAACGCGGCGTGCGCGTGACGGGTTCAGAGCTTGTGGGGCTGGTTCCAAAAAAAGCCCTGATCGACGCAGGGAAATATTTCCTTGCCAAGCAGCAGCGCAGCCTGGGTGTCTCGGAAGCCGAGATCATCAAGATCGCGGTGAAGTCGCTTGGACTGGATGAACTGAAGCCTTTCAATCCCAAGGAAAAGGTCATTGAATATCTCATTGAGGAAGAAAAGGTCAAGAAACTGGTGGATATGGATCTGCAAGCCTTTGCCGACGAAACCGCCAGTGAGTCGGTGGCTCCGGGTGGCGGATCGGTATCGGCCTATGTGGGTGCGCTGGGCGTATCGCTGGGTACGATGGTGGCCAACCTGTCATCGCACAAGCGAGGATGGGATGAGCGCTGGAAAGAATTCAGCAAATGGGCCGAGAAAGGTCAGGCCATTAAAGACGAGCTGATCTTCCTGGTGGATGAGGATACACGGGCCTTCAACCGTATCATGGATGCCTATGGGCTTCCGAAGGGAACCGAACAGGAGAAGAAAGACCGTAAAGAAGCCATTCAGGCCGCTACAAAATACGCCATTGAGATTCCCTTTAGGGTGATGGAAAACGCTTTTAAAGCTATGGAGGTAATCGAGGCTATGGTAGAGAAGGGAAATCCAACTTCGGTAACAGATGCTGGTGTTGGAGCTCTTTGTGCCCGCACCGCCGTGATCGGTGCTTACCTGAATGTGAAGGTTAATGTGATGGATCTGGAAGACAAGGCTTTTGTTGAAGAGATAATGGGGAAAGCCAATGAGATACAGCTTGCCGCCCGTCAGAAAGAAGATGAAATAGTTAAGCTGGTAGCCCAAAGACTGGAGAAATAA
- a CDS encoding alanine racemase, which translates to MQGVTKPTLLVDRQKAKANIGRMLKKTRDQGAILRPHFKTHQSVEVGQWFRESGVDRIAVSSVSMAKQFAKAGWNDILIAFPVNLREMVEINRLAGSVRMGLTLSAHGVMPLFSDLLQAPVDLWLKIDVGTHRTGFDHSDLDAIGHTLEQAGKNPLITLSGLLAHAGHTYHARNSQEILQIQRDSMRILNGLKDYFTDSFPPLQISWGDTPSCSLAKTFFGADELRPGNFVYYDLMQASLGACRPEDIAVAVAAPVVALHPERNEMVIYGGAVHLSKESGKDALGYTHFGLMVILDEDGHWSFPEEPCYVNRISQEHGVIRLPENFLNHFKPGDLVGILPVHSCLTADLLRKETRYI; encoded by the coding sequence ATGCAAGGCGTAACCAAACCGACCCTGCTGGTTGATCGTCAAAAGGCCAAGGCTAATATCGGCCGGATGCTGAAAAAGACCCGCGACCAGGGAGCCATACTGCGGCCCCATTTTAAGACGCATCAGTCAGTGGAAGTTGGGCAGTGGTTCAGGGAATCGGGAGTGGACCGCATTGCGGTTTCTTCGGTTTCAATGGCGAAGCAGTTTGCAAAAGCAGGCTGGAATGACATTCTCATTGCCTTCCCTGTGAACCTTCGGGAAATGGTTGAGATCAACCGCCTGGCAGGTTCCGTCAGGATGGGTTTGACGCTATCTGCGCATGGAGTGATGCCCTTATTTTCTGATCTTTTGCAAGCCCCTGTTGACCTTTGGCTGAAGATCGATGTGGGTACACACCGGACAGGATTTGACCACAGTGATTTGGATGCCATCGGCCATACACTTGAGCAGGCTGGGAAAAATCCCCTGATTACCCTTTCAGGGCTTCTGGCTCACGCCGGGCATACCTATCACGCCCGAAATTCCCAGGAAATCCTGCAAATTCAGCGTGATTCAATGCGCATCCTTAATGGCCTAAAAGACTATTTTACTGATTCTTTTCCCCCGCTTCAGATTTCGTGGGGCGATACGCCCTCGTGTTCGCTCGCCAAAACCTTTTTTGGCGCCGATGAATTGCGGCCGGGCAATTTTGTGTATTATGACCTGATGCAAGCTTCGCTGGGTGCCTGCCGACCGGAGGATATTGCCGTTGCAGTGGCTGCACCAGTGGTTGCCCTCCATCCTGAACGCAATGAAATGGTGATATACGGGGGAGCAGTACACCTTTCGAAAGAGTCCGGTAAGGATGCCCTGGGCTATACCCATTTCGGGCTAATGGTCATACTGGATGAAGACGGACACTGGAGCTTCCCTGAAGAGCCATGTTATGTTAATCGTATTTCACAGGAACACGGGGTGATCAGGCTTCCGGAAAACTTTCTGAATCATTTTAAACCAGGTGATCTGGTGGGCATTTTGCCGGTGCATTCCTGCCTGACCGCGGATTTGTTGCGGAAAGAAACCCGATATATTTAA